The Nitrosopumilus cobalaminigenes genome contains a region encoding:
- a CDS encoding helix-turn-helix transcriptional regulator, producing MYPEIVPIHRKESLREDGMLFVRTEGILETMVKAPLIIAGLMVVALTMPLQTSFSSTRMLDLTLYSDGSAHISAQLDADPLDPDFEVSLFGPSIDNFVAVGENGFLLSSEIIDGTATIDTFGSSSITIDYDIHDLISKEGRVWTFTLDSPTDYSLLMPPNSIIVGMDALPSNMDLVNDQTQLDLSSGLSEINYIFSTTTTPPTTTPPTTTPPTTTPPTTTPVQPTNDVVTYALIGAPVAAAIAGAVIMIKRKQTKSSPVIQTEVTTESQTKTDSSDTETIFNLRPEMREDDKEIIKFISANGGEALESDLRKKFLQPRTTMWRAVKRLERQGVIEISKKDLQNLVKLKKDLEEEE from the coding sequence ATGTATCCAGAAATCGTACCAATTCATAGGAAAGAGTCTCTTCGAGAAGATGGAATGCTTTTTGTAAGGACTGAGGGTATCCTCGAAACAATGGTTAAGGCACCTTTGATAATTGCTGGCTTAATGGTTGTTGCATTAACGATGCCTCTTCAGACCTCATTCAGTTCTACTCGTATGCTTGATCTAACCCTCTATTCAGATGGTTCAGCACATATTTCTGCTCAACTAGATGCGGATCCTTTAGACCCTGATTTTGAAGTAAGTCTATTTGGTCCGTCTATTGATAATTTTGTTGCAGTTGGGGAAAATGGCTTTTTACTATCTAGTGAAATAATTGATGGTACAGCAACAATTGATACTTTTGGTTCTTCATCTATTACAATTGATTACGATATTCATGATTTAATTTCTAAAGAAGGAAGAGTTTGGACTTTTACCCTAGACTCTCCAACTGATTATTCATTATTGATGCCTCCTAATTCTATTATTGTTGGAATGGATGCTCTTCCATCAAATATGGATTTGGTTAATGATCAGACACAACTCGATTTGAGTTCTGGTTTATCAGAAATTAATTATATTTTTAGTACAACAACTACACCACCAACAACTACACCACCAACAACTACACCACCAACAACTACACCACCAACAACTACACCAGTACAACCAACAAATGACGTCGTAACATATGCTCTAATTGGTGCACCTGTTGCAGCAGCAATTGCTGGAGCAGTAATTATGATTAAACGAAAACAAACAAAATCTTCACCAGTTATTCAAACTGAAGTTACTACAGAGTCTCAAACTAAAACTGATTCTAGTGACACTGAAACTATTTTTAATTTAAGACCAGAAATGCGTGAAGATGATAAAGAAATTATTAAATTTATTTCTGCAAATGGTGGAGAAGCTTTAGAAAGTGATTTAAGAAAAAAATTCTTACAACCTAGAACTACTATGTGGAGAGCAGTAAAACGCCTTGAAAGACAAGGAGTAATTGAAATCTCTAAAAAGGACTTGCAAAATTTAGTCAAACTAAAAAAAGATTTGGAGGAAGAGGAATGA
- a CDS encoding 7-carboxy-7-deazaguanine synthase QueE: MKVRLFEIFTSVEGEGILYGTKTLFVRLAGCPFTCFYCDTKESLPLDSGTEYSIDDANQLIDSNLKNQTYKVNFTGGDPLIQHEAVALLAKHIQDKKIPTYLESSCFDIDRFNHVLPFIDIVKIEFKTKDSDFVDSKHYEKLIGHTMKCLESSVKSKKTTYIKVVVSSKTQPNEFANLVKEIFNIVSKDDIDGFIIQPTYGISEPSLDLLLELYDLVYPHYIDVKVVPQLHKFIGAP; the protein is encoded by the coding sequence TTGAAAGTCAGATTATTTGAAATATTTACGTCAGTTGAAGGTGAAGGGATTCTTTATGGAACAAAGACTCTTTTTGTGAGACTAGCAGGATGTCCGTTTACTTGTTTTTATTGTGATACAAAAGAATCTCTCCCTCTTGATTCAGGAACAGAATATTCTATTGATGATGCTAACCAGCTTATTGATTCTAATTTAAAAAATCAAACTTACAAAGTCAATTTTACAGGTGGTGATCCATTAATTCAACACGAAGCAGTTGCATTACTTGCAAAACATATTCAAGATAAAAAAATTCCAACATATCTTGAATCATCATGTTTTGATATTGATAGATTTAACCACGTTTTACCTTTTATCGATATTGTTAAAATTGAATTCAAAACAAAGGATTCAGATTTTGTTGATTCAAAACACTATGAAAAATTAATCGGTCACACAATGAAATGTCTAGAATCATCTGTAAAATCAAAGAAAACAACATACATCAAGGTAGTAGTAAGTTCAAAAACTCAACCTAATGAATTTGCAAATTTAGTAAAAGAAATTTTCAATATTGTATCCAAAGATGATATTGATGGATTTATCATTCAGCCTACATATGGAATTTCAGAACCATCATTAGATCTGTTATTGGAATTATACGATTTAGTATATCCTCACTACATTGATGTTAAGGTAGTACCACAATTACACAAATTCATTGGGGCTCCATAA
- the folE gene encoding GTP cyclohydrolase I FolE, with protein sequence MDEERVKKLVRELIIEVGEDPTREGLRETPERIANMYKEIFGGYDSDSELSVQFSEDSDVVIARDIQFYSMCEHHMLPFFGKIHIAYSPNGRVFGISKLVRLVEKYSKRLQIQERLTKNIADELHSQGVKGVVVLADAEHLCMKMRGVKNDAKLSSSAFRGIYENKEEKAGIMSLIRQRGSDLSF encoded by the coding sequence ATGGATGAAGAACGTGTAAAAAAACTTGTTAGAGAATTAATCATAGAAGTTGGAGAAGATCCTACACGTGAAGGTTTACGCGAAACTCCAGAAAGAATTGCAAATATGTACAAAGAAATCTTTGGTGGGTATGATTCTGATTCAGAATTATCTGTACAATTCTCAGAAGATTCTGACGTAGTTATTGCACGTGATATTCAATTTTATTCAATGTGTGAACACCATATGTTACCATTTTTTGGAAAAATCCACATTGCTTATTCACCAAATGGTAGAGTATTTGGTATTTCAAAACTTGTTAGATTAGTTGAAAAATATTCAAAAAGACTTCAAATCCAAGAACGATTAACCAAAAATATTGCTGATGAACTACATTCTCAAGGAGTAAAGGGTGTTGTAGTTTTGGCTGATGCTGAACATCTTTGTATGAAAATGCGTGGTGTCAAAAACGATGCAAAACTTTCTTCATCTGCATTTCGAGGAATCTATGAAAATAAAGAGGAAAAAGCAGGAATAATGTCACTAATTAGACAACGTGGCTCAGATTTGTCCTTTTAG
- a CDS encoding 7-cyano-7-deazaguanine synthase: protein MKKAVIVFSGGIDSVCAVSYLKSKYELYGITFSYGQKANSEIAAAKSFAKKLGLKQHRIVDIGFMKELYGNSNVLTSSKRKIPSKFEYSIVVPIRNAVFLSIASAWAFTLNASLVVYGAHTGDRHYPDCRPAFAKKLETAFNQGEIDGIKSKLRKNIEIWSPYRKGLSKSDLLKAGIKVLGDSIFKTWSCYSNKKYHCGVCESCNNRKIAFEKAGITDKTKYLK, encoded by the coding sequence ATGAAGAAAGCAGTCATTGTTTTTAGTGGAGGGATTGATTCTGTTTGCGCTGTATCTTATTTGAAATCAAAATATGAGTTGTATGGAATTACATTTTCATACGGACAAAAGGCAAATAGCGAGATTGCAGCTGCTAAATCCTTTGCAAAGAAATTAGGATTAAAACAACATAGAATTGTTGATATTGGGTTTATGAAAGAATTGTACGGAAATTCTAACGTTTTAACAAGTTCTAAGAGAAAAATTCCAAGCAAGTTTGAATATTCTATTGTAGTACCAATTAGAAATGCAGTTTTTCTATCAATTGCATCAGCTTGGGCTTTTACATTAAATGCATCACTAGTAGTGTATGGCGCTCATACGGGAGACAGACATTATCCTGATTGCAGACCAGCTTTTGCGAAAAAACTAGAAACTGCATTTAATCAAGGAGAAATTGATGGAATTAAATCAAAGTTGAGAAAAAATATAGAAATTTGGTCTCCATATCGTAAGGGTTTATCAAAAAGTGATTTGTTGAAAGCAGGAATCAAAGTTTTGGGAGATTCCATATTCAAGACATGGAGTTGTTATTCAAACAAAAAATATCATTGTGGAGTTTGTGAATCTTGCAATAATAGAAAAATTGCATTTGAAAAAGCTGGAATTACAGATAAAACAAAATATCTAAAATAA
- a CDS encoding homoserine kinase, giving the protein MVSKVTAKAPSSTANLGPGFDVFGLAVDAFYDTVTLTKIKNGIKIVTEDNIPTDPEKNTAGLVVKNMKKEFKIKQGVEIKIKKGIPAGFGMGSSAASAAATAVAFDKLFGLKLDGNSLVEFAGSGEKASAGTVHYDNVAASVLGGFVIVRTNPLDVIRIEPPANLRMCVAVPTIDVPKKKTKVSRGVIPKNIKLTDSILNLSNASAIVAGFMKKDPELIGNSIRDVIVEPARKHMIPGFSKVKENAIKAGALGVTISGAGPSVIAFSKSTSDLKKISLAMSRGFASKNTKCQTVICKPSKGAADKRK; this is encoded by the coding sequence ATGGTATCAAAAGTTACTGCAAAGGCACCTTCATCAACCGCAAATCTAGGTCCAGGCTTTGATGTGTTTGGGTTGGCAGTAGATGCATTTTATGATACAGTTACACTAACTAAAATAAAAAATGGAATCAAAATAGTTACTGAAGACAACATACCTACAGATCCTGAAAAAAATACAGCAGGATTAGTTGTAAAGAATATGAAAAAGGAATTCAAAATAAAACAAGGAGTGGAAATTAAAATCAAAAAAGGAATTCCTGCAGGATTTGGAATGGGAAGTAGTGCAGCATCAGCTGCTGCAACTGCAGTTGCATTTGATAAATTATTTGGATTAAAACTGGATGGAAATTCTTTGGTAGAATTTGCAGGTTCTGGGGAAAAAGCTAGTGCAGGAACAGTTCATTATGATAATGTTGCAGCTTCTGTTTTAGGTGGTTTTGTTATAGTGAGAACCAACCCCTTGGATGTAATTAGAATTGAACCACCAGCAAATCTCAGGATGTGTGTTGCAGTACCAACTATTGATGTTCCAAAGAAAAAAACCAAAGTATCAAGAGGAGTTATTCCAAAAAACATCAAATTAACTGACAGTATTTTGAATTTATCAAATGCTTCAGCAATAGTAGCAGGATTTATGAAGAAAGATCCTGAATTGATAGGAAATTCAATTAGAGATGTAATTGTTGAACCAGCTAGAAAGCATATGATACCAGGATTTTCTAAAGTTAAAGAAAATGCCATTAAAGCTGGTGCATTAGGAGTTACCATTAGTGGTGCAGGTCCATCAGTCATAGCATTTTCAAAAAGTACATCTGATTTGAAAAAAATTAGTTTGGCCATGTCAAGAGGTTTCGCATCTAAAAATACAAAATGTCAAACAGTAATTTGTAAACCTAGCAAGGGTGCAGCAGATAAGAGAAAATAG
- a CDS encoding ATP/GTP-binding protein has product MKTIFVSGTAGSGKSLLSSKLHEYYTKNGAFAAVLNLDPGVENLAYTCDVDVRDYVDYVSIMQQYDLGPNGAMVMANDLIASKIDEIQNDVNKVNPDYLIVDTPGQIELFAYRSSGRFIIENLTSEEKTSIFLFDGVLINTPVNFVSIALLATSIRLRLNLPTINVLTKSDLIGDKLKDILQWSTNLKTLENAIAKETDGDTYALTTNILRGLNLGGFAQGLIPISNVTGDGFVNLEGAMSRILNLGEEVED; this is encoded by the coding sequence TTGAAAACAATTTTTGTTTCAGGTACTGCAGGTTCAGGAAAATCATTGCTTTCATCAAAGCTTCATGAATATTATACAAAAAACGGGGCATTTGCTGCAGTTTTGAATTTAGATCCAGGTGTAGAAAATTTAGCATATACTTGTGATGTTGATGTTAGAGATTACGTAGATTATGTATCAATAATGCAACAATATGATTTAGGTCCAAATGGTGCTATGGTGATGGCAAATGATTTGATTGCATCAAAAATAGATGAGATTCAAAATGATGTAAACAAAGTAAATCCTGATTATCTTATTGTAGATACACCTGGACAAATTGAATTATTTGCATATCGTTCTAGTGGACGATTCATTATAGAAAATCTGACATCAGAAGAAAAGACAAGCATATTTCTTTTTGATGGTGTTTTAATTAATACACCAGTAAATTTTGTTTCAATTGCATTACTTGCAACATCAATAAGATTACGATTGAATTTACCAACAATCAATGTTCTGACAAAATCAGATCTAATTGGTGACAAATTAAAAGATATTTTACAGTGGTCTACAAATTTGAAAACTTTGGAGAATGCAATTGCTAAAGAAACAGATGGTGATACTTACGCACTAACTACAAATATTTTACGAGGGCTAAATTTAGGGGGATTTGCACAAGGGCTAATTCCAATATCAAATGTGACAGGGGATGGTTTTGTGAATCTAGAAGGTGCAATGAGCAGAATTCTTAATTTGGGTGAGGAGGTAGAAGATTAG
- a CDS encoding lysylphosphatidylglycerol synthase transmembrane domain-containing protein: MNWRIVAIPITLIPIFIIAIQFDIQVEDILAIGLFPFVGAIVAMMIKLVLQGVKFAYITRKYLGNFDSFFKLVGVRVGSEFIKFTTPMFIGAEFVVIYYLHKKGAKPAKSAWIAIMDIVTEVFAAGLLSIMAGIIALLSGAYVVATVILATSIVITSLWMVMFFLSSKHTFQVPKVLGNLATRFGKEKGTKAIEKTNTWMEEVCTMSRENLKTSESKKIFVVSFLFSLASWAFYGISFMIIAMGTDFAISAFDSIMAVMGANAIGNLPITIGGSGLAEFGIIAYLNNLDPFAFEITEGVVGWDAVIGWRIATYYVPIVITWLLLVKLALSRIPKSQSS, translated from the coding sequence ATGAACTGGAGAATAGTTGCCATTCCTATTACATTAATTCCAATTTTCATAATTGCGATTCAATTTGATATTCAAGTTGAAGATATACTTGCAATTGGATTATTTCCATTTGTTGGCGCAATAGTTGCCATGATGATTAAACTGGTTCTTCAGGGTGTCAAATTTGCATACATTACAAGAAAATATCTTGGAAATTTTGATTCATTCTTCAAACTAGTAGGAGTTCGAGTTGGTAGTGAATTTATCAAATTTACAACTCCTATGTTTATTGGTGCAGAATTTGTTGTAATTTACTATCTTCATAAAAAAGGTGCAAAACCTGCAAAATCTGCATGGATTGCAATAATGGATATTGTAACTGAAGTATTTGCAGCAGGTTTGCTTTCTATTATGGCAGGAATTATTGCATTACTCAGTGGTGCATATGTTGTAGCAACAGTAATTTTAGCTACCAGTATTGTAATTACTTCATTATGGATGGTCATGTTCTTCCTTTCCTCAAAACATACATTCCAAGTCCCTAAAGTTTTAGGAAATCTTGCAACACGATTTGGAAAAGAAAAAGGCACAAAAGCTATTGAGAAAACAAACACATGGATGGAAGAAGTATGTACTATGAGTAGAGAAAACCTAAAAACTTCTGAATCTAAAAAAATCTTTGTCGTTTCATTTTTGTTTTCGTTAGCATCTTGGGCGTTTTATGGAATATCATTTATGATTATTGCAATGGGAACTGACTTTGCAATTTCTGCATTTGATTCTATTATGGCAGTTATGGGTGCAAATGCAATTGGGAATTTACCAATTACTATAGGAGGATCTGGTCTTGCAGAATTTGGAATCATTGCATATTTGAATAATTTAGATCCATTTGCATTTGAAATTACTGAAGGAGTTGTAGGCTGGGATGCAGTAATTGGTTGGAGAATTGCAACATACTATGTTCCAATTGTGATTACGTGGCTACTTTTGGTAAAATTAGCCTTGAGCAGGATTCCAAAATCACAATCTTCATAG
- a CDS encoding SDR family NAD(P)-dependent oxidoreductase encodes MDFKNKVVLITGASSGIGKESAIEFAKKGANIVLVSRTKEKLEQVANELKKFNVTTLTCQCDVSKKDQVKEMSKTVLEKFNSVDILVNNAGFAIYGSVSDLSIDDIESQMETNYFGMIYCVKNFLPTMIEKRSGHIVNVASVAASFGLPGIASYCASKFAMLGFSEGLKHELKNTGVGITVVSPIMVRTNFFEHPSFEKMPKFSPTSLSSKTVAKAILKAANSPRLEIIVPSVVRGAVWFKNTFPFLINPIMGKAFKKQLDSMKKD; translated from the coding sequence GTGGATTTTAAAAATAAAGTTGTTCTCATAACAGGCGCATCATCAGGAATTGGCAAAGAATCTGCAATAGAGTTTGCAAAAAAAGGAGCAAACATTGTCCTAGTTTCAAGAACTAAAGAAAAGCTTGAACAAGTTGCAAACGAATTAAAAAAATTCAATGTTACTACACTCACTTGTCAATGTGATGTATCAAAAAAAGATCAAGTAAAAGAAATGTCAAAAACAGTTTTAGAGAAATTTAATTCAGTTGATATTTTAGTAAATAATGCCGGTTTTGCAATCTATGGCTCTGTATCTGATTTGAGCATTGATGATATAGAATCACAAATGGAGACAAATTATTTTGGAATGATTTACTGTGTCAAAAATTTTCTTCCTACAATGATTGAAAAAAGATCAGGTCACATTGTCAATGTAGCATCAGTGGCTGCAAGTTTTGGTTTACCTGGAATTGCTTCATACTGCGCATCAAAATTTGCAATGTTGGGATTCTCAGAAGGACTAAAACATGAATTAAAAAATACAGGAGTTGGAATCACAGTTGTTAGTCCTATTATGGTTAGGACAAATTTCTTTGAGCATCCATCATTTGAAAAAATGCCAAAATTTTCTCCAACCTCACTTAGTTCTAAAACTGTTGCAAAAGCAATTCTAAAAGCAGCAAATTCTCCTAGATTGGAAATCATAGTTCCATCTGTAGTTAGAGGTGCAGTTTGGTTCAAAAACACATTTCCATTTTTAATCAATCCAATTATGGGTAAAGCTTTCAAAAAACAATTAGATTCTATGAAAAAAGATTAA
- a CDS encoding glycosyltransferase yields the protein MLKIGEFIYPWGSGHYSRMMRLNEILGDHIKEDFEVHFSSKDHVYEKLLKKFPDQKEKIHEILMPTPIDGKFGPSVSMSLMNLLLPISKNPPLVRQIANYLREERKLYNKEKFDLVINDGDMGSNILAKNRNIPSLFVTNQFRPKLYNSRSYLYPSLIFVAKQIAKASKILVADSPPPYTMCEYNLNFIKEVQEKITYVGHFTNSKEIKRENESVLEKLVKGNEFGYWMRTGNKSTNDGTGQRYEEVFHQDEMKNEKRIISHARNNPEIDSVIGKDGKNYSIKDAFEKNIDWIQIDIGFLSEQEKDTILNLCKYAVVNGSHTVMGEIMGGKSKPIIGIPIYDEHTNNIRWAEEKSLGVLAIKTNQVTQGISKIKENYEEFQDSLKEFSKNFVPNGAENSAKIAAQTIEEKR from the coding sequence GTGCTCAAAATAGGAGAATTCATCTACCCATGGGGAAGTGGACATTATTCACGAATGATGAGGCTAAATGAGATTTTGGGGGATCATATCAAAGAAGACTTTGAAGTTCATTTTTCAAGTAAAGATCATGTTTATGAAAAATTATTAAAAAAATTCCCTGATCAAAAAGAGAAAATTCATGAAATTTTGATGCCAACTCCAATTGATGGGAAATTCGGTCCTAGTGTATCAATGTCTTTGATGAATTTGTTACTACCAATATCAAAAAATCCCCCACTAGTTAGACAGATTGCAAATTATCTTAGAGAAGAAAGAAAACTCTACAATAAAGAAAAATTTGATTTGGTAATTAATGATGGTGATATGGGTTCAAACATTCTAGCAAAGAATAGAAACATTCCTAGTTTGTTTGTAACAAATCAATTTAGACCTAAGTTGTATAATTCAAGATCGTATCTTTATCCATCACTAATCTTTGTTGCAAAACAAATTGCAAAAGCATCAAAAATCCTTGTTGCAGATTCTCCACCACCATATACAATGTGTGAATATAATTTGAATTTCATTAAAGAAGTACAAGAAAAAATAACTTATGTTGGGCATTTTACAAATAGTAAAGAAATCAAAAGAGAAAATGAATCAGTCCTTGAAAAATTAGTAAAAGGTAATGAATTTGGATATTGGATGCGAACAGGAAACAAATCAACCAACGATGGTACAGGTCAAAGATACGAAGAAGTATTTCATCAAGATGAAATGAAAAATGAAAAAAGAATCATTTCCCATGCAAGAAATAATCCTGAAATAGATTCAGTAATTGGAAAAGATGGAAAAAATTATTCAATTAAAGATGCTTTTGAGAAAAATATTGATTGGATTCAAATTGATATTGGTTTTCTCTCTGAACAAGAAAAAGATACAATTTTGAATTTATGCAAATATGCAGTTGTAAATGGATCTCATACAGTCATGGGAGAAATTATGGGTGGAAAATCAAAGCCAATAATCGGAATTCCAATTTATGATGAGCATACAAACAACATCAGATGGGCAGAAGAAAAGAGCCTGGGAGTATTAGCGATTAAAACTAATCAAGTGACTCAAGGTATATCCAAAATTAAGGAAAATTATGAAGAATTTCAGGATAGTTTGAAAGAATTCTCAAAGAACTTTGTTCCTAATGGAGCAGAAAATTCAGCAAAAATTGCTGCTCAAACTATAGAAGAAAAGAGATAA
- a CDS encoding thiamine biosynthesis protein, with protein MDEISYVVVFPTIFSKNKIPQLITNIKKILKTKNQEFESVKRDGDIILVHANDPVFASSAINLLFGIEKVAIARLIKNDFQNIISEITSIGGNLLLKGEKFLVRVEGTSKGFVTKDVEIAATSNIIEKKSSLGAHPGTDEDFDKLLYTYLTKNNAYICIFSDEGKGGIPYQVQNEKTICAVYDEISAVSCFETIKQGNETKIIVCYRQKSELMNLAKIINQIIPRLVQDKVEIEFLHLKINPNGIKNYLIYVNSILEILLQYPTKRVSLALSPLVFSSEFIDNSVKQVFGKKKIPILPLAGVDSALFDEAKEIGLERNMKKLEKMVTVTSNEIPSYAKKEVESALKTKKKITIQIGPNNVHDILDSLENH; from the coding sequence ATGGATGAAATATCATATGTTGTAGTTTTCCCAACAATATTTTCAAAAAATAAAATCCCACAATTAATTACAAATATCAAAAAAATTCTCAAGACAAAGAATCAAGAATTCGAATCAGTCAAACGTGATGGTGATATAATTTTAGTACATGCAAATGATCCTGTCTTTGCATCATCTGCAATCAATTTACTTTTTGGAATTGAAAAAGTCGCTATTGCAAGATTGATAAAAAATGATTTCCAAAATATTATCTCTGAGATAACATCCATAGGTGGTAATTTACTCTTAAAGGGAGAAAAATTTTTGGTTAGGGTAGAAGGTACTTCAAAAGGATTTGTTACAAAAGATGTAGAAATTGCTGCAACATCAAATATTATAGAAAAGAAATCAAGTTTGGGTGCTCATCCTGGTACAGATGAAGATTTTGACAAATTACTTTACACATATCTTACAAAAAATAATGCATACATCTGTATTTTTTCAGATGAAGGTAAAGGTGGAATACCATATCAAGTACAAAATGAAAAAACTATTTGTGCTGTATATGATGAAATCTCTGCAGTATCTTGTTTTGAGACCATCAAACAAGGTAATGAAACAAAAATAATTGTATGCTATAGACAAAAATCAGAATTAATGAATCTTGCAAAAATAATTAATCAAATAATTCCAAGATTGGTACAAGATAAAGTTGAAATTGAATTTTTACATCTGAAAATTAATCCAAATGGAATTAAAAATTATTTAATTTATGTAAATTCTATTTTAGAGATTTTATTACAATATCCTACAAAACGTGTATCATTAGCGCTATCGCCACTTGTTTTTTCATCTGAATTTATCGATAATTCTGTAAAACAAGTATTTGGAAAAAAGAAAATACCTATTCTTCCATTAGCTGGCGTAGATTCTGCTTTATTTGATGAAGCTAAAGAGATCGGATTGGAAAGAAATATGAAAAAATTGGAAAAAATGGTTACTGTCACATCAAATGAAATTCCTTCATACGCAAAAAAAGAAGTAGAATCTGCCCTTAAAACTAAGAAAAAGATCACAATTCAGATTGGTCCGAACAATGTACATGATATTTTAGATTCTTTAGAGAATCACTGA
- a CDS encoding phosphoadenylyl-sulfate reductase, whose protein sequence is MTKFTQEQVDELNSKIKTTEEALQWVSENLHPKVAKASSFGAEDAVVMDIMLKINPEFRFFTLDTGRLPQETYDIIDIVSKKYNISIEVLFPDTKEVEEMVRDKGMNLFYDSIENRKLCCDIRKVHPMNKMLSTLDGWITGLRRDQTKNRENVTIFQLDHGHGGILKINPIVDWTWDQIQEYIKKNNLPYNSLLDKGFPSIGCEPCTRAIKPGEDIRAGRWWWEQEGNKECGLHIDP, encoded by the coding sequence GTGACAAAATTCACCCAAGAACAAGTAGATGAACTAAACTCAAAAATTAAAACCACTGAGGAAGCATTACAATGGGTTTCAGAAAATCTTCACCCAAAAGTTGCAAAAGCATCTAGCTTTGGTGCTGAAGATGCAGTTGTAATGGATATTATGTTAAAAATTAATCCTGAATTTCGATTTTTTACTCTAGATACAGGACGATTGCCACAAGAGACCTATGACATTATAGATATTGTCAGCAAAAAATACAATATTTCAATCGAAGTCTTATTTCCTGATACTAAAGAAGTTGAGGAAATGGTTCGGGATAAAGGAATGAATCTATTCTATGATAGTATTGAAAATAGAAAACTATGTTGTGATATTCGTAAAGTTCACCCAATGAACAAAATGTTGAGTACCTTAGATGGTTGGATTACTGGTTTAAGACGTGATCAGACCAAAAATCGAGAAAATGTTACTATCTTTCAACTTGATCATGGTCATGGGGGAATTCTAAAAATTAATCCAATTGTTGATTGGACTTGGGATCAAATTCAAGAATATATTAAAAAAAATAATTTGCCGTACAATAGCCTACTTGACAAAGGTTTTCCAAGTATTGGATGTGAACCATGTACTAGAGCAATAAAACCTGGTGAAGACATTCGTGCAGGAAGATGGTGGTGGGAACAAGAAGGCAACAAAGAGTGTGGCCTTCATATAGACCCTTGA